TTAGTTGCTTCCTCCCTTTTTACCTACTTTAACAAGGATATGCGCTGTGGGTTTTCGAATAGCGGTCGCTCTACCTCTAGCGCGGGGCATGTGGCGTTTGAGCACGGGACCTGCATCTACACGACAGCTCAAAACAGATACAGACTTAGAATCATGCCCACCATTGTAGACGGCCGCACTGATTACTCTTGAGAGAATCCGCGCCGCCTTATTGGGCGTGAATTCTAGGCGCGCAATGGCCACCTCTGCATTCATGCCCTGTACTTGTTTAGCCAGCAATCTCGCCTTGGTGGGAGACAGCCTGCTATATCGAAGTAACGCCGTGCTCATTTGCATTCCTTTATGTATTTTTCTGCCATGTTTACTTGCCTATCTTCTTTTGCACTGTGCCTTTATGCCCTTTAAAAGTGCGTGTGGGCGCAAATTCACCGAGCTTATAGCCAACATGGTTTTCAGTAATATAAACAGGGATAAAGATCCGCCCATTGTGCACGCTATAAGTTAACCCAATCATTTCAGGTAAAATGGTGCTACGGCGCGACCAAGTTTTGATAGGCTTATTATCTTTTTTAGCTTTATGCTTGAGTGTTTTATCCATGAGGTGCTTATCAATGAAGGGACCTTTTTTAATCGACCTTCCCATTGCTATTTACCTTTCTTTCGTGAAATGATTAGGCGATCGCCAGCCTTTTTGCGTCTAGTTTTATAACCCTTAGCTGGTAGACCCCAAGGCGAAACAGGATGGCCACTAGAGCCTGTTTTACCTTCACCACCACCATGGGGGTGATCCACAGGGTTCATAGCACTTCCGCGCGTTTGAGGCCGCACACGCTTATAGCGATTGCGTCCTGCTTTCCCAATGCTAGTATTGATAAAATCTTCATTACCCACTACACCAATGGTGGCCATACATTCGCTTAAAATGTAGCGCATCTCCGCACTAGGCATTCTCAAAATTGTATACTTGCCCTCTCTTCCCATAATTTGTGCGCTCATTCCTGCGCTACGGGCCAATTGCCCTCCAGCACCCGGATGCATTTCAATATTGTGCACAATGGTTCCGATGGGAATACTTCTTAGTTTCATCGCAAAGCCTACCTTAATGTCTAATCCCTCTTCTGCGGCAATCACTACATCGCCCACTTTCAATCCGCTAGGCTGTAGAATATAGCGTTTATCTCCATCAGGGTAAACCACTAAAGCAATACGGGAATTGCGGTAAGGATCGTACTCAATGCTAGCTACCTTACCCTCTATACCAAATTTATTGCGTTTAAAATCAATGAGACGATAGAGCCTTTTAGCCCCTCCCTCTTTGTGGCGGCTTGTGATGCGCCCTGTATTGTTGCGCCCGGCATGCACGGGCAACTTAACTAAAAGTTTTCTCACGCTGGCCTTGTCTGTAATATCCTTAGAATCCACACCGCTCATAAAGCGACGGCTAGGCGTGTAGGGTTTATAAGTTTTAATCGCCATACTCTATCCTTATGCGCTTAAAGCGTTAATATTAGCATCTTTGGGGAGCTTAACATAGAACTTCTTAGTTTCACTCCGCTGGCCCAACCTACCTTTAAAGCGTTTGGTCTTTCCTGGTTGCCTGAGCGCGTTGATCTTTAATGGCACAAAACCAAAATATTCTCTAAAAATCGTCTTGAGCTGATTTTTACTCATATTAGCGGCTGTCTGCACCACAAGCACCCCGCTTTCCTGCATGGATAGAGATTTTTCTGTATAAAGAATAGACTTAATATCTGTGATGTCTGCCATGCATTCTCCTTTAAGCTGTTACAAACGCATCAAATGCGGATTTTTCTATAACCACGGCGTTGTAAGTAGCCACTAAATAGGCATTTAATTCGCTCGCTTCAATCAAATAACAATTTGGCAAATTTCTAAATGCTAAAAAATTATATTCTTCAAGCGCGTGAGTAACTAACAACACATCCCGAAAACCAAACTTTTGTAAAAACGCATGGGCATCTTTTGTTTTCTTGCTGGAAATATCCACTTTATCTACAATAAGCAACTTTTCTGCTAAAGCTTTTTGGCCCAAAGCATATTCTAAAGCCAGCTTTTTCTGTTTTTTATTGATCTTAAGATCGTAGTTGCGCTCATTGGTCGCACCATGAGATACACCCCCACCTACAAAGATAGGAGAGGTGATACTCCCAGCCCTCGCGCGTCCGCCTCCCTTTTGATTCCAAGGCTTTTTACCTCCCCCGCTCACAGCCCCACGATTTTTCGTTTGCGCGCTGTTAGCTCTAGCCTGAGCACGATAATATTTGACATACAAGTATAAATTGTGTTCTTTAATTTCCTTAAAGTGTGCAGGTAACTCTAACTCCCCCACCTGCTCGCAGTGCTGATTTAGTACCTTCGCTTTCATACCTTCCCTTTACCTACTTAATGGCGATCCTGCCATAGGCTCCAGCATAGCCTACTACAGAACCCTTAAGCACCAAAATTTTACTTTCTTTATCAAAAGAAAGCACTTCATTATGACAAGTAACTTTTTCATTACCATAATGCCCTGCCATTTTTTTACCCTTTTGCACGCGCCCGGGCCATTCTCTATTTCCGATCGAACCTAAGCGTCTATGAAAACGACTTCCATGTGCTGCTGGACCACCTTGAAAATTCCAGCGTTTCATCGCCCCGCTGAAACCCCGTCCTTTGGTATAAAAAGTGGCCTTGATATGTTTAGCACTCTCTAAAGGCTCTAAAGGCAGATCGCCCAATTCTGTTACTTGAGCGTCCAAAGTAGCAAAGTGGTTAAATTCCTTGCTCAGATTGTATTTTTTTTGTTGCCCAGCAATGGCTTTATTGTGAGTTTTGTGCAGAGGATAAGCGACCAAAACCTGCTTATCCTTGATTTCACACACCTTACTCTCCAAGACTTTGAGCAGAGTAACAGGCACACTCTGTGCTCCCACAACACGACTCATGCCGATTTTTTGAACCAAATATTCCATTTGCATCCTTCTTTTGATTGTGGGCTATTTGCCTTCCATAGAGGTAACTTCTACATCCACCTCTGGAGCCAAATCTAATTTCATCAAGCTGTCCACAGTTTCAGGTGTGGCTGACATGATGTCAATTAAACGGCTATGCACACGAATTTCAAATTGTTCTCGAGAATCTTTGTT
This portion of the Helicobacter felis ATCC 49179 genome encodes:
- a CDS encoding 50S ribosomal protein L23, whose product is MADITDIKSILYTEKSLSMQESGVLVVQTAANMSKNQLKTIFREYFGFVPLKINALRQPGKTKRFKGRLGQRSETKKFYVKLPKDANINALSA
- the rplC gene encoding 50S ribosomal protein L3, with translation MEYLVQKIGMSRVVGAQSVPVTLLKVLESKVCEIKDKQVLVAYPLHKTHNKAIAGQQKKYNLSKEFNHFATLDAQVTELGDLPLEPLESAKHIKATFYTKGRGFSGAMKRWNFQGGPAAHGSRFHRRLGSIGNREWPGRVQKGKKMAGHYGNEKVTCHNEVLSFDKESKILVLKGSVVGYAGAYGRIAIK
- the rpsS gene encoding 30S ribosomal protein S19 is translated as MGRSIKKGPFIDKHLMDKTLKHKAKKDNKPIKTWSRRSTILPEMIGLTYSVHNGRIFIPVYITENHVGYKLGEFAPTRTFKGHKGTVQKKIGK
- the rplD gene encoding 50S ribosomal protein L4; protein product: MKAKVLNQHCEQVGELELPAHFKEIKEHNLYLYVKYYRAQARANSAQTKNRGAVSGGGKKPWNQKGGGRARAGSITSPIFVGGGVSHGATNERNYDLKINKKQKKLALEYALGQKALAEKLLIVDKVDISSKKTKDAHAFLQKFGFRDVLLVTHALEEYNFLAFRNLPNCYLIEASELNAYLVATYNAVVIEKSAFDAFVTA
- the rplB gene encoding 50S ribosomal protein L2, producing MAIKTYKPYTPSRRFMSGVDSKDITDKASVRKLLVKLPVHAGRNNTGRITSRHKEGGAKRLYRLIDFKRNKFGIEGKVASIEYDPYRNSRIALVVYPDGDKRYILQPSGLKVGDVVIAAEEGLDIKVGFAMKLRSIPIGTIVHNIEMHPGAGGQLARSAGMSAQIMGREGKYTILRMPSAEMRYILSECMATIGVVGNEDFINTSIGKAGRNRYKRVRPQTRGSAMNPVDHPHGGGEGKTGSSGHPVSPWGLPAKGYKTRRKKAGDRLIISRKKGK
- the rplV gene encoding 50S ribosomal protein L22 — its product is MSTALLRYSRLSPTKARLLAKQVQGMNAEVAIARLEFTPNKAARILSRVISAAVYNGGHDSKSVSVLSCRVDAGPVLKRHMPRARGRATAIRKPTAHILVKVGKKGGSN